In Scylla paramamosain isolate STU-SP2022 chromosome 19, ASM3559412v1, whole genome shotgun sequence, a single genomic region encodes these proteins:
- the LOC135109903 gene encoding probable phosphorylase b kinase regulatory subunit beta isoform X1, whose amino-acid sequence MDPASSDSPDDNQTRERQRSASGCTDTDADVHLRVICYDETVRKLDHYYGIVKRQLLQNQSISLGIFPSTSQDHRVGDVRTSIYCAASIWSLFQAYRRIDDDRGKAYELGQSCVKCMRGILTCWMRQCEHVESFKKGQNPKFALHAKFHLLTGEEVISSEEYGHLQIDIVSLYLLFLVQMITSGLQIIYTMDEVTFVQNLVYYVERAYRTPDFGMWERGSKYNNGTPELHASSIGLAKAALEAINGCNLFGEKGASWSVIFVDIDAHNRNRSIFETLLPRESSSKNVDVSLLCAISFPAFATHDQMLYSKTRNQIVSLLEGKHGFKRFHRDGYGTVLEDNKRRYYHIAETKVFEKIECEWPLFFLFMIIEGMFKGNEEQVEQYKNKLKPLVKRDKWGDPVVPKYYYVHRDQVNLERSEPGSQGRQPSSEGNPRNLFLWGQSVWIIASLLMDGLLHINELDIIRRHLPSYNRPRKGGRYSAFQRTRYMKESKKNRGTASDLVVQVVLIAESMRLQAMMATYGIQTQTPHEVEPVQIWPPRELVKVYQNLGVSEKLGLQGRPTRPIGALGTSKIYRVCGQTVLCYPLVFEVSDFYLSHDMALLIDDIKSELHFVGKYWRLSGRPTVCVLIREEHMRDIHFRELLDLLAQLKTGYCDGLKVRTGRLQNLISSSCIEHLDFMSALDIDLDIKPFEQLQHASIGYQSLTDVPRAITYSEDSMSFKDMELQPTHEVINVLRSVSTLHGQTQLLGILLRREGPDFQIDGHPVGERVLALLSQASSLRYWRTVRECTALLSKEVESISPYITTVLVSGKQLTVGYGKDEVLLDRPVQPGGIHDLFYNASLQTHNVVQAVLQQEVVLYCGKLIATHTHLFNGILNIRVGWVIKAMTYYLHDVCHSKETVEGLAPSEVRRLLVKVLSLDEWAQQEKQAKMSCGCLWGSEGLRGQCQSPTQRFPNNQAKWGSSMTTALHRRREVRLTPQQIRVIDGCLGRTPKRFYEKVFNILRKTPLGVRLCDQLLPQHPTISEMSSGELNFALTVQSLLNHIQHPEYRQIVVELFSVVATILERNPELKFLHVLNLDQIFKDAFKMFLKDHGREWTDDASTFYNASHVVVSSYLARAVVNFMLTGDMRSEIEEGLTCKVS is encoded by the exons ATGGACCCTGCTTCCTCTGACTCCCCTGACGA CAATCAGACGCGAGAGAGGCAGCGGTCAGCCAGCGGGTGTACTGACACAGATGCCGATGTCCACCTGCGAGTCATCTGTTATGACGAGACCGTGCGCAAGCTAGACCACTACTATGGCATTG TCAAGAGGCAGCTGCTGCAGAACCAGAGCATCAGCCTGGGCATCTTCCCCAGCACCAGCCAGGACCACCGGGTGGGCGACGTGCGCACCTCCATATACTGCGCTGCATCCATTTGGAGCCTCTTCCAGGCATACAG ACGAATTGATGATGACCGGGGAAAGGCTTACGAGCTGGGCCAGTCCTGTGTCAAGTGCATGCGGGGAATCCTCACCTGCTGGATGCGGCAGTGTGAGCATGTGGAGAGCTTCAAGAAAGGACAGAACCCAAAGTTTGCCCTCCATGCCAAGTTCCACCTTCTCACAGGCGAGGAGGTGATCTCCAGTGAGGAGTATGGCCACCTGCAG ATTGACATTGTGTCCCTGTACCTGCTGTTCCTGGTGCAGATGATCACCTCGGGGCTGCAGATCATCTACACCATGGATGAGGTGACCTTCGTGCAGAACCTGGTGTATTACGTGGAGCGAGCATACCGCACACCTGACTTCGGCATGTGGGAGCGAGGCAGCAAGTACAACAATGGCACTCCGGAGCTGCATGCCAG TTCCATTGGCCTGGCCAAGGCAGCACTGGAGGCCATCAATGGGTGCAACCTGTTTGGAGAGAAGGGCGCCTCTTGGTCTGTCATCTTTGTGGACATCGACGCCCACAACAGGAACCGCAGCATCTTTGAGACACTTCTGCCCAGGGAGTCCAGCTCAAAG AATGTGGACGTCAGCCTGCTGTGTGCCATCTCCTTCCCGGCCTTTGCCACACATGACCAGATGCTGTACTCCAAGACACGCAATCAG ATTGTCAGCTTATTGGAGGGTAAACACGGCTTCAAGAGGTTCCACAGAGACGGCTACGGAACCGTACTGGAGGACAATAAGAGACGCTATTATCACATTGCCGAGACAAAG GTGTTTGAAAAGATAGAATGCGAGTGGcctttgttcttcctgttcatGATCATTGAGGGGATGTTCAAGGGCAACGAGGAGCAGGTGGAGCAGTACAAGAACAAGCTGAAGCCACTGGTCAAGAGGGATAAGTGGGGAG ACCCAGTGGTGCCCAAATACTACTACGTGCACAGGGACCAGGTGAATCTGGAGCGTTCTGAGCCAGGATCCCAG GGTCGCCAGCCCAGCTCTGAGGGCAACCCAAGGAACCTGTTCTTGTGGGGCCAGAGCGTGTGGATCATCGCCTCCCTGCTCATGGACGGCCTCCTGCACATCAATGAGCTGGATATCATCCGCCGCCACTTGCCATCATACAACCGGCCACGCAAGGGAGGTCGCTACTCCGCTTTCCAG CGTACAAGGTATATGAAagag AGCAAGAAAAACAGA GGCACAGCCAGCGAcctggtggtgcaggtggtgctCATCGCCGAGAGTATGCGGCTGCAGGCAATGATGGCTACCTATGGCATCCAGACACAG ACTCCACATGAGGTTGAGCCAGTCCAGATCTGGCCGCCCCGGGAGCTGGTGAAGGTGTACCAGAACCTTGGCGTGAGTGAGAAACTGGGCCTGCAGGGACGTCCCACTCGACCCATCGGCGCCTTGGGAACCAGCAAG ATTTACCGAGTGTGTGGCCAGACAGTGCTGTGCTACCCGCTGGTGTTTGAGGTGAGTGACTTCTACCTCTCACATGACATGGCACTGCTCATCGACGACATCAAGTCTGAGTTGCACTTTGTTGGCAAGTACTGGCGACTGTCTGGCCGCCCCACAGTCTGCGTTCTTATACGGGAGGAACACATGAG GGACATACATTTCCGTGAGCTGTTGGACTTGCTAGCGCAGCTCAAGACGGGCTACTGTGATGGCCTGAAGGTGCGCACTGGCCGTCTGCAaaacctcatctcctcctcctgcatag AGCACCTTGACTTCATGAGTGCCCTGGACATCGACCTGGACATCAAGCCGTTTGAGCAGCTGCAGCATGCCAGTATTGGCTACCAGTCCCTTACTGACGTGCCGCGTGCCATCACCTACTCTGAAGACTCCATGAGCTTCAAG GACATGGAGCTGCAGCCAACACACGAGGTGATCAATGTGCTGCGGTCAGTCTCCACACTGCATGGTCAGACTCAGCTGCTGGGCATCCTGCTGCGCCGCGAGGGACCAGACTTCCAAATAGATGGCCATCCAG TGGGAGAGCGGGTTCTTGCCCTGCTGAGCCAGGCCTCCTCGCTCCGTTACTGGCGCACGGTGCGGGAATGCACTGCTCTGCTCTCCAAGGAGGTGGAGTCTATCTCACCTTACATCACCACTGTCTTGGTGTCTGGAAAACAG CTGACAGTAGGGTACGGCAAGGATGAGGTGCTGCTGGACCGTCCAGTACAGCCAGGGGGCATTCATGACCTCTTCTACAATGCCTCCCTTCAG ACTCACAATGTTGTGCAGGCAGTGTTGCAGCAAGAGGTAGTGCTGTACTGTGGGAAGCTCatcgccacacacactcacctcttcAATGGCATCCTCAACATCAGGGTTGG GTGGGTGATCAAGGCCATGACGTACTACCTGCATGACGTGTGCCACAGCAAGGAGACGGTGGAGGGCCTGGCACCCAGTGAGGTGCGGCGCCTGCTGGTGAAGGTGCTGTCACTGGATGAGTGGGCGCAGCAGGAAAA ACAAGCGAAGATGTCTTGTGGCTGCCTGTGGGGAAGCGAGGGGCTGCGTGGACAGTGCCAGTCACCCACCCAGCGGTTCCCAAAtaa TCAGGCAAAATGGGGTTCATCAATGACAACGGCTCTCCATCGACGCCGGGAAGTACG GCTTACACCGCAGCAGATCCGAGTGATTGATGGCTGCCTTGGACGAACGCCGAAGAGATTTTACGAAAAG GTGTTTAATATCCTGAGGAAGACGCCTCTGGGAGTGCGTCTGTGTGATCAGCTCCTGCCCCAGCACCCCACCATCTCAGAAATGTCCTCTGGGGAGCTCAACTTTGCCCTCACAGTCCAGTCTCTCCTCAACCACATCCAGCACCCTGAGTACCGGCAGATTGTGGTCGAG cTGTTCTCTGTGGTGGCAACGATTCTGGAAAGGAATCCTGAGCTCAAATTCCTGCATGTGTTGAATCTGGATCAGATCTTCAAGGACGCCTTCAAGATGTTCCTCAAG GACCACGGGCGGGAGTGGACAGATGATGCATCGACCTTCTACAACGCCTCCCACGTGGTGGTGAGCAGCTACCTGGCTCGTGCCGTGGTTAACTTCATGCTGACGGGTGACATGCGCAGTGAGATAGAGGAGGGCCTCACCTGCAAGGTGTCTTAG
- the LOC135109903 gene encoding probable phosphorylase b kinase regulatory subunit beta isoform X5, producing MDPASSDSPDDNQTRERQRSASGCTDTDADVHLRVICYDETVRKLDHYYGIVKRQLLQNQSISLGIFPSTSQDHRVGDVRTSIYCAASIWSLFQAYRRIDDDRGKAYELGQSCVKCMRGILTCWMRQCEHVESFKKGQNPKFALHAKFHLLTGEEVISSEEYGHLQIDIVSLYLLFLVQMITSGLQIIYTMDEVTFVQNLVYYVERAYRTPDFGMWERGSKYNNGTPELHASSIGLAKAALEAINGCNLFGEKGASWSVIFVDIDAHNRNRSIFETLLPRESSSKNVDVSLLCAISFPAFATHDQMLYSKTRNQIVSLLEGKHGFKRFHRDGYGTVLEDNKRRYYHIAETKVFEKIECEWPLFFLFMIIEGMFKGNEEQVEQYKNKLKPLVKRDKWGDPVVPKYYYVHRDQVNLERSEPGSQGRQPSSEGNPRNLFLWGQSVWIIASLLMDGLLHINELDIIRRHLPSYNRPRKGGRYSAFQSKKNRGTASDLVVQVVLIAESMRLQAMMATYGIQTQTPHEVEPVQIWPPRELVKVYQNLGVSEKLGLQGRPTRPIGALGTSKIYRVCGQTVLCYPLVFEVSDFYLSHDMALLIDDIKSELHFVGKYWRLSGRPTVCVLIREEHMRDIHFRELLDLLAQLKTGYCDGLKVRTGRLQNLISSSCIEHLDFMSALDIDLDIKPFEQLQHASIGYQSLTDVPRAITYSEDSMSFKDMELQPTHEVINVLRSVSTLHGQTQLLGILLRREGPDFQIDGHPVGERVLALLSQASSLRYWRTVRECTALLSKEVESISPYITTVLVSGKQLTVGYGKDEVLLDRPVQPGGIHDLFYNASLQTHNVVQAVLQQEVVLYCGKLIATHTHLFNGILNIRVGWVIKAMTYYLHDVCHSKETVEGLAPSEVRRLLVKVLSLDEWAQQEKQAKMSCGCLWGSEGLRGQCQSPTQRFPNNQAKWGSSMTTALHRRREVRLTPQQIRVIDGCLGRTPKRFYEKVFNILRKTPLGVRLCDQLLPQHPTISEMSSGELNFALTVQSLLNHIQHPEYRQIVVELFSVVATILERNPELKFLHVLNLDQIFKDAFKMFLKDHGREWTDDASTFYNASHVVVSSYLARAVVNFMLTGDMRSEIEEGLTCKVS from the exons ATGGACCCTGCTTCCTCTGACTCCCCTGACGA CAATCAGACGCGAGAGAGGCAGCGGTCAGCCAGCGGGTGTACTGACACAGATGCCGATGTCCACCTGCGAGTCATCTGTTATGACGAGACCGTGCGCAAGCTAGACCACTACTATGGCATTG TCAAGAGGCAGCTGCTGCAGAACCAGAGCATCAGCCTGGGCATCTTCCCCAGCACCAGCCAGGACCACCGGGTGGGCGACGTGCGCACCTCCATATACTGCGCTGCATCCATTTGGAGCCTCTTCCAGGCATACAG ACGAATTGATGATGACCGGGGAAAGGCTTACGAGCTGGGCCAGTCCTGTGTCAAGTGCATGCGGGGAATCCTCACCTGCTGGATGCGGCAGTGTGAGCATGTGGAGAGCTTCAAGAAAGGACAGAACCCAAAGTTTGCCCTCCATGCCAAGTTCCACCTTCTCACAGGCGAGGAGGTGATCTCCAGTGAGGAGTATGGCCACCTGCAG ATTGACATTGTGTCCCTGTACCTGCTGTTCCTGGTGCAGATGATCACCTCGGGGCTGCAGATCATCTACACCATGGATGAGGTGACCTTCGTGCAGAACCTGGTGTATTACGTGGAGCGAGCATACCGCACACCTGACTTCGGCATGTGGGAGCGAGGCAGCAAGTACAACAATGGCACTCCGGAGCTGCATGCCAG TTCCATTGGCCTGGCCAAGGCAGCACTGGAGGCCATCAATGGGTGCAACCTGTTTGGAGAGAAGGGCGCCTCTTGGTCTGTCATCTTTGTGGACATCGACGCCCACAACAGGAACCGCAGCATCTTTGAGACACTTCTGCCCAGGGAGTCCAGCTCAAAG AATGTGGACGTCAGCCTGCTGTGTGCCATCTCCTTCCCGGCCTTTGCCACACATGACCAGATGCTGTACTCCAAGACACGCAATCAG ATTGTCAGCTTATTGGAGGGTAAACACGGCTTCAAGAGGTTCCACAGAGACGGCTACGGAACCGTACTGGAGGACAATAAGAGACGCTATTATCACATTGCCGAGACAAAG GTGTTTGAAAAGATAGAATGCGAGTGGcctttgttcttcctgttcatGATCATTGAGGGGATGTTCAAGGGCAACGAGGAGCAGGTGGAGCAGTACAAGAACAAGCTGAAGCCACTGGTCAAGAGGGATAAGTGGGGAG ACCCAGTGGTGCCCAAATACTACTACGTGCACAGGGACCAGGTGAATCTGGAGCGTTCTGAGCCAGGATCCCAG GGTCGCCAGCCCAGCTCTGAGGGCAACCCAAGGAACCTGTTCTTGTGGGGCCAGAGCGTGTGGATCATCGCCTCCCTGCTCATGGACGGCCTCCTGCACATCAATGAGCTGGATATCATCCGCCGCCACTTGCCATCATACAACCGGCCACGCAAGGGAGGTCGCTACTCCGCTTTCCAG AGCAAGAAAAACAGA GGCACAGCCAGCGAcctggtggtgcaggtggtgctCATCGCCGAGAGTATGCGGCTGCAGGCAATGATGGCTACCTATGGCATCCAGACACAG ACTCCACATGAGGTTGAGCCAGTCCAGATCTGGCCGCCCCGGGAGCTGGTGAAGGTGTACCAGAACCTTGGCGTGAGTGAGAAACTGGGCCTGCAGGGACGTCCCACTCGACCCATCGGCGCCTTGGGAACCAGCAAG ATTTACCGAGTGTGTGGCCAGACAGTGCTGTGCTACCCGCTGGTGTTTGAGGTGAGTGACTTCTACCTCTCACATGACATGGCACTGCTCATCGACGACATCAAGTCTGAGTTGCACTTTGTTGGCAAGTACTGGCGACTGTCTGGCCGCCCCACAGTCTGCGTTCTTATACGGGAGGAACACATGAG GGACATACATTTCCGTGAGCTGTTGGACTTGCTAGCGCAGCTCAAGACGGGCTACTGTGATGGCCTGAAGGTGCGCACTGGCCGTCTGCAaaacctcatctcctcctcctgcatag AGCACCTTGACTTCATGAGTGCCCTGGACATCGACCTGGACATCAAGCCGTTTGAGCAGCTGCAGCATGCCAGTATTGGCTACCAGTCCCTTACTGACGTGCCGCGTGCCATCACCTACTCTGAAGACTCCATGAGCTTCAAG GACATGGAGCTGCAGCCAACACACGAGGTGATCAATGTGCTGCGGTCAGTCTCCACACTGCATGGTCAGACTCAGCTGCTGGGCATCCTGCTGCGCCGCGAGGGACCAGACTTCCAAATAGATGGCCATCCAG TGGGAGAGCGGGTTCTTGCCCTGCTGAGCCAGGCCTCCTCGCTCCGTTACTGGCGCACGGTGCGGGAATGCACTGCTCTGCTCTCCAAGGAGGTGGAGTCTATCTCACCTTACATCACCACTGTCTTGGTGTCTGGAAAACAG CTGACAGTAGGGTACGGCAAGGATGAGGTGCTGCTGGACCGTCCAGTACAGCCAGGGGGCATTCATGACCTCTTCTACAATGCCTCCCTTCAG ACTCACAATGTTGTGCAGGCAGTGTTGCAGCAAGAGGTAGTGCTGTACTGTGGGAAGCTCatcgccacacacactcacctcttcAATGGCATCCTCAACATCAGGGTTGG GTGGGTGATCAAGGCCATGACGTACTACCTGCATGACGTGTGCCACAGCAAGGAGACGGTGGAGGGCCTGGCACCCAGTGAGGTGCGGCGCCTGCTGGTGAAGGTGCTGTCACTGGATGAGTGGGCGCAGCAGGAAAA ACAAGCGAAGATGTCTTGTGGCTGCCTGTGGGGAAGCGAGGGGCTGCGTGGACAGTGCCAGTCACCCACCCAGCGGTTCCCAAAtaa TCAGGCAAAATGGGGTTCATCAATGACAACGGCTCTCCATCGACGCCGGGAAGTACG GCTTACACCGCAGCAGATCCGAGTGATTGATGGCTGCCTTGGACGAACGCCGAAGAGATTTTACGAAAAG GTGTTTAATATCCTGAGGAAGACGCCTCTGGGAGTGCGTCTGTGTGATCAGCTCCTGCCCCAGCACCCCACCATCTCAGAAATGTCCTCTGGGGAGCTCAACTTTGCCCTCACAGTCCAGTCTCTCCTCAACCACATCCAGCACCCTGAGTACCGGCAGATTGTGGTCGAG cTGTTCTCTGTGGTGGCAACGATTCTGGAAAGGAATCCTGAGCTCAAATTCCTGCATGTGTTGAATCTGGATCAGATCTTCAAGGACGCCTTCAAGATGTTCCTCAAG GACCACGGGCGGGAGTGGACAGATGATGCATCGACCTTCTACAACGCCTCCCACGTGGTGGTGAGCAGCTACCTGGCTCGTGCCGTGGTTAACTTCATGCTGACGGGTGACATGCGCAGTGAGATAGAGGAGGGCCTCACCTGCAAGGTGTCTTAG
- the LOC135109903 gene encoding probable phosphorylase b kinase regulatory subunit beta isoform X4, which translates to MDPASSDSPDDNQTRERQRSASGCTDTDADVHLRVICYDETVRKLDHYYGIVKRQLLQNQSISLGIFPSTSQDHRVGDVRTSIYCAASIWSLFQAYRRIDDDRGKAYELGQSCVKCMRGILTCWMRQCEHVESFKKGQNPKFALHAKFHLLTGEEVISSEEYGHLQIDIVSLYLLFLVQMITSGLQIIYTMDEVTFVQNLVYYVERAYRTPDFGMWERGSKYNNGTPELHASSIGLAKAALEAINGCNLFGEKGASWSVIFVDIDAHNRNRSIFETLLPRESSSKNVDVSLLCAISFPAFATHDQMLYSKTRNQIVSLLEGKHGFKRFHRDGYGTVLEDNKRRYYHIAETKVFEKIECEWPLFFLFMIIEGMFKGNEEQVEQYKNKLKPLVKRDKWGDPVVPKYYYVHRDQVNLERSEPGSQGRQPSSEGNPRNLFLWGQSVWIIASLLMDGLLHINELDIIRRHLPSYNRPRKGGRYSAFQRTRYMKEGTASDLVVQVVLIAESMRLQAMMATYGIQTQTPHEVEPVQIWPPRELVKVYQNLGVSEKLGLQGRPTRPIGALGTSKIYRVCGQTVLCYPLVFEVSDFYLSHDMALLIDDIKSELHFVGKYWRLSGRPTVCVLIREEHMRDIHFRELLDLLAQLKTGYCDGLKVRTGRLQNLISSSCIEHLDFMSALDIDLDIKPFEQLQHASIGYQSLTDVPRAITYSEDSMSFKDMELQPTHEVINVLRSVSTLHGQTQLLGILLRREGPDFQIDGHPVGERVLALLSQASSLRYWRTVRECTALLSKEVESISPYITTVLVSGKQLTVGYGKDEVLLDRPVQPGGIHDLFYNASLQTHNVVQAVLQQEVVLYCGKLIATHTHLFNGILNIRVGWVIKAMTYYLHDVCHSKETVEGLAPSEVRRLLVKVLSLDEWAQQEKQAKMSCGCLWGSEGLRGQCQSPTQRFPNNQAKWGSSMTTALHRRREVRLTPQQIRVIDGCLGRTPKRFYEKVFNILRKTPLGVRLCDQLLPQHPTISEMSSGELNFALTVQSLLNHIQHPEYRQIVVELFSVVATILERNPELKFLHVLNLDQIFKDAFKMFLKDHGREWTDDASTFYNASHVVVSSYLARAVVNFMLTGDMRSEIEEGLTCKVS; encoded by the exons ATGGACCCTGCTTCCTCTGACTCCCCTGACGA CAATCAGACGCGAGAGAGGCAGCGGTCAGCCAGCGGGTGTACTGACACAGATGCCGATGTCCACCTGCGAGTCATCTGTTATGACGAGACCGTGCGCAAGCTAGACCACTACTATGGCATTG TCAAGAGGCAGCTGCTGCAGAACCAGAGCATCAGCCTGGGCATCTTCCCCAGCACCAGCCAGGACCACCGGGTGGGCGACGTGCGCACCTCCATATACTGCGCTGCATCCATTTGGAGCCTCTTCCAGGCATACAG ACGAATTGATGATGACCGGGGAAAGGCTTACGAGCTGGGCCAGTCCTGTGTCAAGTGCATGCGGGGAATCCTCACCTGCTGGATGCGGCAGTGTGAGCATGTGGAGAGCTTCAAGAAAGGACAGAACCCAAAGTTTGCCCTCCATGCCAAGTTCCACCTTCTCACAGGCGAGGAGGTGATCTCCAGTGAGGAGTATGGCCACCTGCAG ATTGACATTGTGTCCCTGTACCTGCTGTTCCTGGTGCAGATGATCACCTCGGGGCTGCAGATCATCTACACCATGGATGAGGTGACCTTCGTGCAGAACCTGGTGTATTACGTGGAGCGAGCATACCGCACACCTGACTTCGGCATGTGGGAGCGAGGCAGCAAGTACAACAATGGCACTCCGGAGCTGCATGCCAG TTCCATTGGCCTGGCCAAGGCAGCACTGGAGGCCATCAATGGGTGCAACCTGTTTGGAGAGAAGGGCGCCTCTTGGTCTGTCATCTTTGTGGACATCGACGCCCACAACAGGAACCGCAGCATCTTTGAGACACTTCTGCCCAGGGAGTCCAGCTCAAAG AATGTGGACGTCAGCCTGCTGTGTGCCATCTCCTTCCCGGCCTTTGCCACACATGACCAGATGCTGTACTCCAAGACACGCAATCAG ATTGTCAGCTTATTGGAGGGTAAACACGGCTTCAAGAGGTTCCACAGAGACGGCTACGGAACCGTACTGGAGGACAATAAGAGACGCTATTATCACATTGCCGAGACAAAG GTGTTTGAAAAGATAGAATGCGAGTGGcctttgttcttcctgttcatGATCATTGAGGGGATGTTCAAGGGCAACGAGGAGCAGGTGGAGCAGTACAAGAACAAGCTGAAGCCACTGGTCAAGAGGGATAAGTGGGGAG ACCCAGTGGTGCCCAAATACTACTACGTGCACAGGGACCAGGTGAATCTGGAGCGTTCTGAGCCAGGATCCCAG GGTCGCCAGCCCAGCTCTGAGGGCAACCCAAGGAACCTGTTCTTGTGGGGCCAGAGCGTGTGGATCATCGCCTCCCTGCTCATGGACGGCCTCCTGCACATCAATGAGCTGGATATCATCCGCCGCCACTTGCCATCATACAACCGGCCACGCAAGGGAGGTCGCTACTCCGCTTTCCAG CGTACAAGGTATATGAAagag GGCACAGCCAGCGAcctggtggtgcaggtggtgctCATCGCCGAGAGTATGCGGCTGCAGGCAATGATGGCTACCTATGGCATCCAGACACAG ACTCCACATGAGGTTGAGCCAGTCCAGATCTGGCCGCCCCGGGAGCTGGTGAAGGTGTACCAGAACCTTGGCGTGAGTGAGAAACTGGGCCTGCAGGGACGTCCCACTCGACCCATCGGCGCCTTGGGAACCAGCAAG ATTTACCGAGTGTGTGGCCAGACAGTGCTGTGCTACCCGCTGGTGTTTGAGGTGAGTGACTTCTACCTCTCACATGACATGGCACTGCTCATCGACGACATCAAGTCTGAGTTGCACTTTGTTGGCAAGTACTGGCGACTGTCTGGCCGCCCCACAGTCTGCGTTCTTATACGGGAGGAACACATGAG GGACATACATTTCCGTGAGCTGTTGGACTTGCTAGCGCAGCTCAAGACGGGCTACTGTGATGGCCTGAAGGTGCGCACTGGCCGTCTGCAaaacctcatctcctcctcctgcatag AGCACCTTGACTTCATGAGTGCCCTGGACATCGACCTGGACATCAAGCCGTTTGAGCAGCTGCAGCATGCCAGTATTGGCTACCAGTCCCTTACTGACGTGCCGCGTGCCATCACCTACTCTGAAGACTCCATGAGCTTCAAG GACATGGAGCTGCAGCCAACACACGAGGTGATCAATGTGCTGCGGTCAGTCTCCACACTGCATGGTCAGACTCAGCTGCTGGGCATCCTGCTGCGCCGCGAGGGACCAGACTTCCAAATAGATGGCCATCCAG TGGGAGAGCGGGTTCTTGCCCTGCTGAGCCAGGCCTCCTCGCTCCGTTACTGGCGCACGGTGCGGGAATGCACTGCTCTGCTCTCCAAGGAGGTGGAGTCTATCTCACCTTACATCACCACTGTCTTGGTGTCTGGAAAACAG CTGACAGTAGGGTACGGCAAGGATGAGGTGCTGCTGGACCGTCCAGTACAGCCAGGGGGCATTCATGACCTCTTCTACAATGCCTCCCTTCAG ACTCACAATGTTGTGCAGGCAGTGTTGCAGCAAGAGGTAGTGCTGTACTGTGGGAAGCTCatcgccacacacactcacctcttcAATGGCATCCTCAACATCAGGGTTGG GTGGGTGATCAAGGCCATGACGTACTACCTGCATGACGTGTGCCACAGCAAGGAGACGGTGGAGGGCCTGGCACCCAGTGAGGTGCGGCGCCTGCTGGTGAAGGTGCTGTCACTGGATGAGTGGGCGCAGCAGGAAAA ACAAGCGAAGATGTCTTGTGGCTGCCTGTGGGGAAGCGAGGGGCTGCGTGGACAGTGCCAGTCACCCACCCAGCGGTTCCCAAAtaa TCAGGCAAAATGGGGTTCATCAATGACAACGGCTCTCCATCGACGCCGGGAAGTACG GCTTACACCGCAGCAGATCCGAGTGATTGATGGCTGCCTTGGACGAACGCCGAAGAGATTTTACGAAAAG GTGTTTAATATCCTGAGGAAGACGCCTCTGGGAGTGCGTCTGTGTGATCAGCTCCTGCCCCAGCACCCCACCATCTCAGAAATGTCCTCTGGGGAGCTCAACTTTGCCCTCACAGTCCAGTCTCTCCTCAACCACATCCAGCACCCTGAGTACCGGCAGATTGTGGTCGAG cTGTTCTCTGTGGTGGCAACGATTCTGGAAAGGAATCCTGAGCTCAAATTCCTGCATGTGTTGAATCTGGATCAGATCTTCAAGGACGCCTTCAAGATGTTCCTCAAG GACCACGGGCGGGAGTGGACAGATGATGCATCGACCTTCTACAACGCCTCCCACGTGGTGGTGAGCAGCTACCTGGCTCGTGCCGTGGTTAACTTCATGCTGACGGGTGACATGCGCAGTGAGATAGAGGAGGGCCTCACCTGCAAGGTGTCTTAG